The genomic segment AGGAGCACCCGCGTGAAGCCGCACTTGCGCGCGTAGTCGCGCGTGCCCAGCACCAGGGCGCGCCAGGCTTCGCTTTCCGGGGCGAAGTCGTCGGCCTCCACGCGCCCGGGGGCGGGCGGGGCGCCGCCGGCGCCCAGGTCCACCACCAGCAGGTCCGGCTCGAAGGCCCGGGCCCGGGCCAGCAGGGCGCCGTCCGGCCCGAAGGCCATGCTGCGCCCGGCGAACACGAGGTCGTCGGCGCCGCCGACCTGGTTGGCGTAGAGCACGGGCACGCGGTATTTGGCGGCCAGGTGGCCGAGCATCTTCTGGCGCACCTGCTGCTTGCCCAGGGTGAAGGGCGAGGCCGAGAGGTTGACCACCACGTCGGCGCCCAGGGTGGCCACGGCGCCCATGGGGTCGCCGGGGTAGCGCCGCTGCTCCCAGAACTGGGAGTCGTTCCACAGGTCCTCGCAGATGGTCACGGCCACGCGCCGCCCGTCCAGCTCGAAGCAGCCCGGGCCGGGCCCGGGCTCGAAGTAGCGGTCCTCGTCGAACACGTCGTAGGTGGGCAGCAGGGTCTTGGGGAAGCGGGTCTGCACGCGCCCGGCGCGCAGCAGCGCCGCGCCGTTGTACAGCGGGCGCCCCGGCGCCCCGGGGGTGGGCCAGGCCGTGCCGACCAGCACGGGCGGCAGCGCGGCCAGCTCCCGGGCCAGCTCCGTCAGGCGGGCCTCGGCGGCCTGCACGAAGGACGGCACCAGCAGCAGGTCGCGCGGAGGGTAGCCCAGCAGGGCCAGCTCGGGGGTCAGGCACAGGTCCGCCCCCTGGGCGGCAGCGGCGCGCACGCCCTCGGCGATGAGGGCGGCGTTGCCGGGCAGGTCGCCCACGGTGGGGTCGGTCTGGAGCAGGGCGATGCGCATGGCGGCGGAGGCAGGGGCGGGCCGCGGTCAGCCCTGGGCGGGCGCCCCCCCGGCGGCCATGCGCTGTTCGATGATTTCGCGGGCCCGCAGGGCCAGGCGGGAGACCTCGGGCTTGGAGACCTGCTCGTCGGCGCCCACGGAGTCGCCCTTGTGGCGCAGCTTGTCGGTGATCAGCGAGGAGAACAGGATCACCGGCAGGTTCTTCAGGAAGGGGTCCTGGCGCACGCGCACGGTGAGGTTGTGGCCGTCCATGCTGGGCATTTCGATGTCCGAGACCAGGACGTTGACGTAGTCCCACAGGGGGCGGCCCTCGGCCTGGGCGGCGTCGCGGAAGCGTTCCAGGCGTTCCCAGGCCAGGCGGCCGTTGACCACGGTCTCCACCGCGAAGCCCGCCTTTTGCAGCAGGTCCTTGAGCATTTCGCGCACCAGGGCCGAGTCGTCGGCCACCAGGGCCTTGTAGCCCTGGGTGGAGGTCCAGTCGATGGTCTCGTCCAGGCGCAGGCCCAGGCTGGGGTTCAAGTCGGCGACGATCTTCTCCAGGTCGAGGATGAAGACGATGCGGCCTTCGAGCTTGACCACGCCGGTGATGGAGTTGTTGGACAGCGAGGACACGTAGCGGTTGGGCTGCTCGACCTCCTCCCAGCTGATGCGGTGGATGCGCGTGACGCCCGAGACCAGGAAGGCGGTGGTGACCTGGTTGAACTCGGTGACCACGACCTTGGGCGAGTCGGCCTCGGTGCGGCTTTTGCCCAGCCACAGGGCCAGGTCCACCAGGGGGATGATGTGCGAGCGCTGGTTGAAGGCCCCGAGCACCGAGGGGTGGTTGACCTCGGGCATCTCGGTGATCTTGGGCTTGCGGATGATCTCCAGCACCTTGGCCACGTTGACGCCGTAGTAGCCCTGGTAGGAGGCCCCGGAGGGGGAGACCTCGTCGATGTAGAATTCGACGATCTCCAGCTCGTTGGTTCCGGCTTCGAGAAGGATGTTGGTCTGGGACATGGAGCCTCCAGTCGCGGCCTGCCGGTCGCGCGGGTCCGGTTAGAGCGCCTCGAGCAGGGCGCGTACTTCCTCGATTGTCTTATCATGGGTGGAGGCGCCCGCTGTCAAGCCGACAGTGGTGCAACCCTCGAAATCGGCGCTGCGCAGCTCGGCGGCGGTCTCCACATGGGTGCAGGGCACGCCCTGTTCGGCGGCGACCTTGGCCAGGCGGCGGGTGTTGCCGCTCTCGTAGCCGCCGACCACCACCATGTGGTCCACCCTGCGGGCGATGGCGATGGCTTCCTCCTGGCGCACGCGCGTGGCGTTGCAGATGGTTTCCAGCACGGGCAGGGGGCGCGAGGTCCGGGCCTGGACGTATTCCTTGATCTGGCGGAAGACTTCCTTGTCCTGGGTGGTCTGGGCGGCGAGCACGTATTCGCGGTCGCGCTCCAGGCGCCCTTCCAGGGCCTGGGGGCTGTCGAAGACCAGGGCCTTGGTGGAGGCGTAGGACAGCAGGCCCTGCACCTCGGGGTGGTTCTCCTCGCCGTAGAGCAGCAGCGTGCGCCCGCGCTGGGCCTGGCGCTCGATGAGCAGCTGGGCCTTTTTCACCTTGGGGCAGGTGGCGTCCACGATGTCCACCCCGCGCTCCTTGAGCAGCCGCTCGACGCCCACGGGCACGCCGTGGGCGCGGATGATGACCGTGCTCCCGGGCCGGGCCTCCCCGGGGCCGTTGATGCGCTGCACGCCGCGCTGTTCGTACATTTCGAGAACCTGGGGGTTGTGGATGATCGGCCCCAGGGTGCAGATGGGGGCGCCAGCGGCGCCTTCGAGAACGGCGTCCAGGCGCTTCAGGGCCAGGCTGACGCCCATGCAGAATCCGGCTGTTTCGGCGAGAATGACGCGCATTGCGGGTCCTTGTGCTGCTTTTGGAATACGCAATCTGTTCAATATGAAACTATTGCGGGGAACTGTCCAGGAGAAAGGCGGATACCAGCGCGTCCAGCTCGTCCCATGTGCGGCACTGGACCAGCCGGGCGCGCAGGGCCCGGGCTCCGGGCATGTGCCGCACGTAGCGCGGCACGATGGTGCGCATCTGGAGCAGGGCGTGGCGCTCGCGCAGGTGCTCGCGGGCCAGGGCGGCGTGGCGGCGGATGGTCGCCGCCAGCTCGGCCGGGGCGGGGGCGGGCAGTTCGCGCCCGGCCAGCAGGGCCCGGTAGCGCGCGAAGATGGACGGCCCGTAGAGCGCCCCCCGGGCGAACATGACCCCGGCCACGCCGGTTTCGCGCACGCAGCGGGCCCCGGCCTCGGGGTCGAACAGGTCGCCGCTGGCAATGACCGGTATGTCCACGGCCCGGGCCAGGGCCGCGAGGCACGCCCAGTCGGCCTCGCCGGAGTAGCCCTGGCGGGCGTGGCGCGGGTGCAGGGCCAGCCAAGCCGTGCCCGCGTCGGCCAGGCGCCGGCCCAGCTCCAGGTAGTTGTCCTGCCCGGCGGCCCAGCCCCGGCGCAGTTTGACCCCGCAGCGGCCCGGCCCGGCCAGGGCCGCCATGCGCCCGGCCAGGGCCACCAGCAGGTCGGGGTCGTTGTGCAGGGCCGCCCCGGCCCCGGTCTTGACCACCTTGCGCACCGGGCAGCCCGCGTTGAGGTCGAACCAGCCAAAGCCCCGCTCCAGCAACAGGCCCACGGCCCGCTCGATATACTGCGGCTCCGAGCCGAAGAGCTGCACCACCAGGGGCGCGTCGGCGGGGGTGGTCGCCAGCAGGTCGGCGGTGCCGGAGCTGTCGTGGCACAGGCCCTTGGCGCTGACCATCTCGGTCACGGCCACGGCGGCGCCGTGCTCACGGCACAGCAGGCGGAAGGGCAGGTCGGAGAATCCGGCCAGGGGCGCGAGCCAGGGCGCGTCGGCGGTGATGGGCGGGCTGTCGGGGTGGTGCATGGGCACGGGCGGGCTGGAGGTGGGCCCCGGCGCCGGGGCGTACAGGGCGCGCATAGCATCCCGGGACGCGGAACACAAGGCGTGCGCGGGTCAGACCCTGCGCGACAGGCGCGGGCGGGCCAGGGAGGCGGCGCACAGCAGCGGGGCCAGCACTCCGGCCCGGGCCGCCGCAGGCAGGGGCGCGGGGGCGAAAAGGCGCGCCCCGGGCCCGGGCCAGCCCGCGTCCTGCATGGCCCGCAGCACGTCGCGGGCGCGGTCGGGGTGCTCGGCCAGCAGCCGGGCGCTGGCCCGGGGCGGGCTTTCCAGAAGCCGCAGCTCGCACTGGCCCGGGCCGGGCACGGCGAAGGCGAAGGTGGTTTCCACGAGGGCGGCGGCGCCAGCCGCAGCGGGCCGCGCGGCGACGAGCATCTCGCCCGACAGGGCCCAGGGCAGCAGCCAGGGGCGGTATTCCAGGCTGCCTGCGCCCCGGGCGGCGGTCAGGGCGCTGGCGGCGGCGCGGGCCTGCTCCAGGGTCTGGAACAGGGCGTCCAGCCCGGGGTCGGCGGCCAGGGCCCGGGCAAAGGCCGCCTGGCGGGCCGCAGGGTCCGCCCCGGCGGCGGCCATGGCCTCGCGCAGGGCGCCCGCATGGGCCTCGAACCGCGAGCGGGCCGCCCAGAAGGCGTCGGCAGCCGGGCCCAGGGGGTCGTTCGCCGCGCGGGCCACATGCAGCTCGCGCAGCAGGATGTCGGGGTCGGTGCGCAGCACCTCGAAGAGCAGCACCGTGCCGGGGGCGGGGTCCGAGGCGATGCTGGCCAGCAGCTCCAGGCCCTGGATGTCCACCCAGGCCAGCCCGGGCGCCTCGCGGCGCAGCACGCGGCCCGCAAGGCGCTCGCCGGGGCGGTGCCTGCGGCGGAAGGCCCCGGGGCGGTCGCCGCCGCCGTGGCTGCCGCCGCCCGATCCCGCGCCGTCGCCCTGGATGCGCATGGCGCCCGGCCCCTAGCGGGCCGCCCCGAAATGACGACCTGCTGCGGCGCGCAACCAGGCCGGGCCCCCGCGTCCGTCCGGGCACGCGGCGGTCCTGGATTGTTTTTGCGCCTTGCAGTTCACCATTGTCGAACGGCCTGGAATAAAGGAATGGGGCAACGGCCAGCTAGCCCTCGGCCTGGCCGATGATCAGCTCGACCTCGTCCACGGACAGGCTGGTGGCCAGGGCCAGGGCCTGGGCGGACTTGCCCTGGCGGTGGCCCGAGAGCACCACCTCGCGCAGAAAGCGCGGCGAGCGGCTGACCTGCTCGGCCTGGCGCAGCAGTTTTTCCAGCTCGGCGGCGCGGTCCTGCAGGCGCTGGTCCAGCCCGGCGAGCACCTCCTGGCGCTTGGCGAAGGTGGACACCAGCTCCTGCTCCAGCTCGGCGTTGAAGTGCAGCTTGCGCAGGAGCAGTTCCTGTTTTTCCTGGAGGGCGCCGAGCAGAGCCTCGGAGCGGCGCAGGCGCAGGAAGAACACCAGCACCACCACCAGCAGCGCGAGCTCGGTGAGGCTGACCAGGAAGAGCAGGAGCAGGGACGGGGACATGCGGCGGTCCTGGGGGTTGGGGCGCGGCTGGCCGGGTTTCAGATCTTGAGATTGATGATGTTCCCGGCCCAGGGGGACTTGGGCTGGGGCTCGTCCTGGGCGTCCGGGGCGTCCTTGGCGTCGGCCCTCCGGCGCGCCTCGCGGCGGGGCTGCGGGGGGGCGCCGCCGCCGCGGCCATGCTCGTCGGCCACGGCGGTCTTTTCCTTCTTGTCGATCTGCTGGACCTGGTCCTTGGCCAACTCCTGCTGCTGGCGCGACAGGGCCTCGGAAAAGCGCGCCTGGTTGGCGGGCCCCGACTGCTCGGCGCTGGTCAGCTTGGCCAGGTGCGGCAGCTGGGCCAGCAGGACCGGGAGGTTGATGGTCGCAGGCATCTATTTCACCAGATACTGGTCCACCAGGATGGTTTCCAGCCTGCCCACGCTCAGGTACTGGTTCATGACGGACAACAGGTCCGTCTTGAGCGCCTCCACGTTGGTCTTGTCGGACAGGTAGGTCAGGTCCTTGTTCTTGAGATAGTAGAAAACCGCATCGCGCAGGATGGTGGTCTTCTGGGTTATCTCGAACGAGAGCTTCTCGTCGTTGGTGACGGCGGTGAACTGGCAGACCAGGAAGCGGACCGCGCCCTTGTCGTCGCGCTGTTCCACCCAGAAGGGCGCCAGCGTGACCATGTACTCCTGGGGCTGCGCCTCTTCGGCGGGCGGGGGGAGCGGCTCGTCCCCGGGCTGCGTGGCCAGCTCTTCGGGCGCGGGCGCCGGGGCCTCGGGCTCGGGGGCGGCGCGCAGCACAAGCCACAGCAGCAGCACGAGCAGGGCCAGGGCACCGGCCCCGGCGGGGATGATGATCTCCTTGCGCCGGAACCACGGCTTGGGCCCGTCGGCGGCGGATTCGAGGGCGACAGGAGCGGCGGGCTGCTCCTGGGGCTGCTCCTCCTCTTCCTCCTCCTCTTCTTCAAGGAACGGGGCATCCTCAAGGTCCAGCTCGACTTTTTGCTGTTCCTTGGGGAGGTTGGCGGTCAGTTCCTCGGCATCGAGTTCAGCCTTGACGTTGTCGGCGAGGCCGTCCGCGATGTTGGCGTCGGGAACCATGGGGACCACCGGTGCGCAAGGCGCCTACGGAGGCCGCTACTTGCGCTCGAAGATCTTGTCGATCTTCTGGGACAGGGTCTCGGCGGTGAAGGGCTTGACGATGTAGTTGGACACCTTGGCCTGGACCGCCTCGATGATGTTCTCCTGCAAGCCCTCGGCAGTGACCATCAGGAACGGGATGTGCTGGAACTCCTCGCTGGCGCGCACCTTGCGCAGCAGGTCGATGCCCGGCATCTCGGGCATGTTCCAGTCCGAAACGATGAAGTCGATCTTGTCCTTGTTGAGGACTTCCCAGGCCGTGCTGCCGTCGTCGGCCTCGACGATGTTGTTGAAGCCGAGCTGGCGCAGGATGTTCTTGATGATCCGGCGCATGGTCGAGAAGTCGTCCACGACGAGGACGCGCATGTTTTTGTCGTAAGCCATGAAAATCTCCCGCTCTAATCGAGGCCGTAGGCGGCCCGGAATTTGTGTCGCAGCTTCTTGAGGGCCTGGGAGTGGAGCTGGGACACCCGACCCTCGGTGATGCCCATGACCTCCGCAGTTTCCCGCATGTTCAACTCGTCGCTGTAATAGAGGGATAATACCAGTTTCTCGCGGAGGGTCAACTCGTCTATCAGCTTGGCGATTTTGTCAACAACATCCTGCATGGCCGCGGAGCGGTAGGGCTCGTTGTCGTTGTGCGCCCCGTTCTCGGCAGAGAAGTGGTCCTGGATGGTTTCCAGGCTCAGGCAGAGCTGGTTCTGCAGGGCGGCCAGGCCCGACTCCACGTCCTTGCGCGACAGGCCGGTCTCGCGCATGAGCTCCTCCTGGGTGGGCTTGTGCCCGGTCTGGCGTTCCAGGGTCAGGGTGGCGTCCTCGAGTTGGCGCACCCGGGCCCGCAGCCCGCGCGAGAACCAGTCCATGCGCCGCAGCTCGTCGAGCATGGCGCCCTTGATGCGGTTCTCCGCGTAGGTTTCGAATTTGATGTTCAGCTCGGGCTTGTATTTGCGCAGGCACTCGATGAGCCCCAGGGTTCCGGCGGACATCAGCTCGCCCAGGTCCACCTGCTGGGGCAGCTTGCCCTTGAGGCGCAGGGCCAGGATCTTCACCTTGGGGGCGAAGTGGCGGACGATGACGTCCTGCTCCCTGGGGCTGAACTGGACCCACGGGCACTCCCCGGTTTCGAGGAGCTTCCACGGCTCAGTTCTGGAAGAGGAGCTTTTTCCAGAAAAACTTAATGTTTCCATCGAGCTGTGCCGTTCCCTTCCATGAGGTTGCCTTCCTGGCGACATCCGCCAGGGCTGTGGAGGCCGGACCGTCCGGGTCCAGCACCGTGAACGGGATCTGGCGGACCACCGCCGCGCGTACCCCGGGGTCGAAGGGTACCACCCCCGCCAGGTCCAGGGAGATGCCCGACAGGAAATGGTCGCACGCGGCGTGCAGCTTGGCGTAGACCTCGCGGGCGGCCTTGGGCGTGCGGGCCATGTTCACGAGCACGCGGAAGCGGTCCACGTCGTGCTCGGCCTTGAGCACCTTGATCAGGGCGTAGGCGTCGGTCAGCGAGGTGGGCTCGGGGGTGAGCACCAGCAGCCGCTCCTGCACGGCGAGGTTGAAGTAGAGCACGTTCTCGTTGATGCCCGCGCCGGTGTCCACGATGAGAAAGTCCACCGTGTCTTCCAGGGCGTCCATGGATTCCAGCAGGTCGAGCTTCTGCCCGGTGTGCAGCTCCAGCATCTCGCCCACGCCCGAGGCGGCGGGCAGGATGGAGAAGCCGTGGGGCGTGGGCAGGAGGATGTCGGCCAGCTCGGCCCCTTCCTGGAAGAGGTGGAAGAGGTTCTTCTCCGGCGTCAGCCCGAGGACCACGTCCACGTTGGCCAGGCCGAGGTCGGCGTCGAGCAGCACCACGCGCTTGCCCGCGCGGGCCAGCAGGCAGGCCAGGTTCACGGCGATGTTCGTCTTGCCGACCCCACCCTTGCCGGAGGTCACCGAGATGACCTGCGGTGTGGCCTTGGCGCGTCCTGCGCGGGGGGCGGGCCTTTCCCTAGTGAGCGTATCGGCCACGTTTTTCCTCGATGGGGCTTTGCGGCAGCTCGTGCTTGAACAGGAGCTTCCAGAGCATGACCGCCTTGGCCGGCACCAGGGTGCCCCGCAGCCCCGTCCCGAAGGACAGGGCCGACACGGGCAGGCCCGTAGCGTACGCGGCGTTGACGATGTCCCCGTAGTTACAGGCTTCGTCGAGCTTCGTCCAGACGAGGGACGCCGTTTTCGGGGATTTGTAGGCCCGCAGGTAGCGGGAGAGCTGGGCGCCGGCGTACAGCGGCGAGAGCACCAGATGCACGGCCAGGTCGTCGCGCTCCGACAGGCCGAGCAGCTTCAGGTAGCCGTCCAGGGTCAGCCCCGTGCCCACGGGGGGCAGGTCCAGGAAGACCTTGTCAAACTTTTGTCCGGCGGCGAGCACGGCGGCCAGCTCGCGCGGGCTGGCGGCCTCGCGGAAGGTGATGCCCGACAGCTCGGCGTAATGCTTGAGGAACATCCGGCCCTTGGCCTGGGCGGCGTCGGCGTTGACGATAAGGATGCGCGCCCCGGGGCGGGCCTGCTGGCAGGCCAGGGCCAGGCGCAACAGGGTCGTGGTCTTGCCCGCTCCGCTGGGCCCGGCCACGGCGTGCAGGCGCTGGGGCCAGTGGCGCGCGTCGAAGGGGACGGCGCTGACCATGGCGCCCAGGGGCGCCAGGATGGAGGCTTGGCGGTCGGCGCGCAGACCTGCGGCCAGGGCCATGACGGCGCCCTCGCCCACGCCCTCGGCCTCCAGGTGCTCCAGGGCCTGGCGCTGGCGCGGGGCCAGGGCGCCCAGGTCGAGCTGCGGGCGCATGAGCGCCGTGAGGTGGGCCTTGATCTGGTCCCACTCGCGGTGCCACTCGCCCCAGCCCGGGGCCGGGGCCGCCAGGGCGTCGTCGCCGGGCGCGGCCTGGGGCAGCGGGGAGTCCAGGGCGGCGGTGATCTCGCACCAGCTCCTGCCGCCTTCGGCGCACTTGCGGGTGGCCAGGATCACGGCGTCGCCGCCCAGCTCGGCCTTGACCCGGGCCATGGCGGCCTGGGCATCCTTGGCTGTGAACGTCTTAACCTGCATGGGGCCTGTCCGTGCGGTCTGTGGGTTGCGCTCTCAAATCAGTTGCCATTGCCGGGCATGTCCACGTGGGCCAGGGTCTGCAACTTCACGTCCGCCGGAATCTCGGCCTGGGAGATGACCGGCAGGTTCGGGATGAACCTATGCAGCAGCTGTGCCATGTGCGGGCGCACCGCCGGGGTGGTCAGCAGCACGGGCTGGCCGTCGGTGTTCACGGCGCGCTCGGCGGCGTCGTTGATGAGGCTGATGATCCGCTGGGCCAGGGCCGGGTCCATGGCCAGGTAGGCGCCGTGCTCGGTCTGGCGCAGGTTCTCGCTGAAGGCCTTGTCGATCTTCGGGGCCAGGGTCACGATGGGCAGGGTGCCCTTGGAGTCCAGGTAGGGCTTGATGATGGTGCGGCCCATGCGCGAGCGCACGTACTCGGTGAGCTGGTCGGTGTCCTTCACCGTGCGGCCGTAGTCGCCCAGGGTCTCCACCACGGTGAGCAGGTCGCGCACGGAGATGTGCTCGCGCACCAGGTTTTGCAGCACCTTCTGCACCGCGCCCAGGTCCATGGTGCCGGGCACCAGCTCCTCCACGGCCTTGGGGGTGCGCTTGGCCAGGTTGTCCAGCAGCTCCTGCACCTCCTGGCGGCCCAGGAACTCGTGCAGGTTGCGCTTGAAGATTTCCGTCAGGTGCGTGGCGATGACCGTGGAGGGATCGACCACCGTGTACCCGGCGAGCATGGCCTCCTCTTTCTGGGCCTCGGGAATCCACAGCGCCGGGAGGTTGAAGGCGGGCTCCATGGTCTCGATGCCCTGGATGCGGTGCTTGGCGTCGCCGGGGTCCATGGCCAGGTGGTGGTCCACCATGATCTCGCCCGAGGCCACCTGGTTGCCCTTGATGAGCACCGAGTACTGCCCGGGCTTGAGCTGGAGGTTGTCGCGCAGGTGCAGCGAGGGCACCACCACGCCCATGTCCAGGGCGAACTGGCGGCGGATGGAGCGGATGCGCGCCAGCAGGTTGCCGTCCTGCTCCTCGTCCACCAGGGGGATGAGCCCGTAGCCGACTTCCAGCTCCAGCATGTCCAGGGGCAGCAGGGTCTGGACCTCCTCGGGGGTGTCCAGGGTCTGCGGGGCCTGGGCCTTGGCCCGGGCCTGGTCGCCCTGGGCCTCGCGGTGGCGGGCCGACAGGGTGGACATGAAGAACACCAGCCCCGACAGGGCCAGGAAAACCAGGGTCGGCATGCCCGGCACCAGGGAGAAGACCACCAGGATCACCGACACGAGCTTGAGGGCTCGGGTGTGGTAGGTCAGCTGCGCCAGGAACTCCTGGCCCATGCGCGCCTCGGCTGCCGCGCGCGAGACGATGATGCCCGCGCTGGTGGAGACGATGAGCGAGGGGATGGTGGCCACCAGGCCGTCGCCGATGGTCAGAAGCGTGTAGGTCTGGGCGGCGTCGGACCAGCTCATGCCCTTTTGCAGGGTGCCGATGAGGATGCCGCCCACGAGGTTGATGGCCGTGATGAGGATGCCGGCCTTCACGTCGCCGGAGACGAACTTGCCCGCGCCGTCCATGGCGCCGTAGAAGTCGGCCTCCTTGCGGATGGCGTGGCGCCGGGAGGTGGCCTCCTTCTCGTCGATGAGCCCGGCGTTCAGGTCGGCCTCGATGGCCATCTGCTTGCCGGGCAGGCTGTCCAGGGTGAAGCGTGCGGCCACCTCGGCGATGCGCGTGGTGCCGTTGACGATGACCATCTTGTTCAGCGCGAAAAGAATGAGGAAGATGACCATGCCCACGATGTAGTTGCCGCCGACCACGAACTGGCCGAAGGTCTGGATGACCTTGCCTGCCGCCTCGGGGCCGGTGTCGCCGGTGAGCAGGATGAGCCGCGTGGAGGCCACGTTGAGGGCCAGGCGCAGCATGGTCGTTACCAGCAACAACGTGGGAAATATGGAGAATTCAAGGGGGCTGGT from the Desulfocurvus vexinensis DSM 17965 genome contains:
- a CDS encoding tRNA-dihydrouridine synthase family protein; translated protein: MRALYAPAPGPTSSPPVPMHHPDSPPITADAPWLAPLAGFSDLPFRLLCREHGAAVAVTEMVSAKGLCHDSSGTADLLATTPADAPLVVQLFGSEPQYIERAVGLLLERGFGWFDLNAGCPVRKVVKTGAGAALHNDPDLLVALAGRMAALAGPGRCGVKLRRGWAAGQDNYLELGRRLADAGTAWLALHPRHARQGYSGEADWACLAALARAVDIPVIASGDLFDPEAGARCVRETGVAGVMFARGALYGPSIFARYRALLAGRELPAPAPAELAATIRRHAALAREHLRERHALLQMRTIVPRYVRHMPGARALRARLVQCRTWDELDALVSAFLLDSSPQ
- a CDS encoding chemotaxis response regulator CheY; the encoded protein is MAYDKNMRVLVVDDFSTMRRIIKNILRQLGFNNIVEADDGSTAWEVLNKDKIDFIVSDWNMPEMPGIDLLRKVRASEEFQHIPFLMVTAEGLQENIIEAVQAKVSNYIVKPFTAETLSQKIDKIFERK
- a CDS encoding flagellar basal body-associated FliL family protein, with amino-acid sequence MVPDANIADGLADNVKAELDAEELTANLPKEQQKVELDLEDAPFLEEEEEEEEEQPQEQPAAPVALESAADGPKPWFRRKEIIIPAGAGALALLVLLLWLVLRAAPEPEAPAPAPEELATQPGDEPLPPPAEEAQPQEYMVTLAPFWVEQRDDKGAVRFLVCQFTAVTNDEKLSFEITQKTTILRDAVFYYLKNKDLTYLSDKTNVEALKTDLLSVMNQYLSVGRLETILVDQYLVK
- a CDS encoding MinD/ParA family protein — its product is MTSGKGGVGKTNIAVNLACLLARAGKRVVLLDADLGLANVDVVLGLTPEKNLFHLFQEGAELADILLPTPHGFSILPAASGVGEMLELHTGQKLDLLESMDALEDTVDFLIVDTGAGINENVLYFNLAVQERLLVLTPEPTSLTDAYALIKVLKAEHDVDRFRVLVNMARTPKAAREVYAKLHAACDHFLSGISLDLAGVVPFDPGVRAAVVRQIPFTVLDPDGPASTALADVARKATSWKGTAQLDGNIKFFWKKLLFQN
- the flhA gene encoding flagellar biosynthesis protein FlhA — protein: MASNSGALNLDYGRFEKQGDVLLATGVVIILFVMLIPLPTIFLDILLTFSISLSLVVLVTSMFMTSPLEFSIFPTLLLVTTMLRLALNVASTRLILLTGDTGPEAAGKVIQTFGQFVVGGNYIVGMVIFLILFALNKMVIVNGTTRIAEVAARFTLDSLPGKQMAIEADLNAGLIDEKEATSRRHAIRKEADFYGAMDGAGKFVSGDVKAGILITAINLVGGILIGTLQKGMSWSDAAQTYTLLTIGDGLVATIPSLIVSTSAGIIVSRAAAEARMGQEFLAQLTYHTRALKLVSVILVVFSLVPGMPTLVFLALSGLVFFMSTLSARHREAQGDQARAKAQAPQTLDTPEEVQTLLPLDMLELEVGYGLIPLVDEEQDGNLLARIRSIRRQFALDMGVVVPSLHLRDNLQLKPGQYSVLIKGNQVASGEIMVDHHLAMDPGDAKHRIQGIETMEPAFNLPALWIPEAQKEEAMLAGYTVVDPSTVIATHLTEIFKRNLHEFLGRQEVQELLDNLAKRTPKAVEELVPGTMDLGAVQKVLQNLVREHISVRDLLTVVETLGDYGRTVKDTDQLTEYVRSRMGRTIIKPYLDSKGTLPIVTLAPKIDKAFSENLRQTEHGAYLAMDPALAQRIISLINDAAERAVNTDGQPVLLTTPAVRPHMAQLLHRFIPNLPVISQAEIPADVKLQTLAHVDMPGNGN
- a CDS encoding FliA/WhiG family RNA polymerase sigma factor produces the protein METLSFSGKSSSSRTEPWKLLETGECPWVQFSPREQDVIVRHFAPKVKILALRLKGKLPQQVDLGELMSAGTLGLIECLRKYKPELNIKFETYAENRIKGAMLDELRRMDWFSRGLRARVRQLEDATLTLERQTGHKPTQEELMRETGLSRKDVESGLAALQNQLCLSLETIQDHFSAENGAHNDNEPYRSAAMQDVVDKIAKLIDELTLREKLVLSLYYSDELNMRETAEVMGITEGRVSQLHSQALKKLRHKFRAAYGLD
- a CDS encoding chemotaxis protein encodes the protein MSQTNILLEAGTNELEIVEFYIDEVSPSGASYQGYYGVNVAKVLEIIRKPKITEMPEVNHPSVLGAFNQRSHIIPLVDLALWLGKSRTEADSPKVVVTEFNQVTTAFLVSGVTRIHRISWEEVEQPNRYVSSLSNNSITGVVKLEGRIVFILDLEKIVADLNPSLGLRLDETIDWTSTQGYKALVADDSALVREMLKDLLQKAGFAVETVVNGRLAWERLERFRDAAQAEGRPLWDYVNVLVSDIEMPSMDGHNLTVRVRQDPFLKNLPVILFSSLITDKLRHKGDSVGADEQVSKPEVSRLALRAREIIEQRMAAGGAPAQG
- the ispH gene encoding 4-hydroxy-3-methylbut-2-enyl diphosphate reductase, with translation MRVILAETAGFCMGVSLALKRLDAVLEGAAGAPICTLGPIIHNPQVLEMYEQRGVQRINGPGEARPGSTVIIRAHGVPVGVERLLKERGVDIVDATCPKVKKAQLLIERQAQRGRTLLLYGEENHPEVQGLLSYASTKALVFDSPQALEGRLERDREYVLAAQTTQDKEVFRQIKEYVQARTSRPLPVLETICNATRVRQEEAIAIARRVDHMVVVGGYESGNTRRLAKVAAEQGVPCTHVETAAELRSADFEGCTTVGLTAGASTHDKTIEEVRALLEAL
- a CDS encoding NAD+ synthase, producing the protein MRIALLQTDPTVGDLPGNAALIAEGVRAAAAQGADLCLTPELALLGYPPRDLLLVPSFVQAAEARLTELARELAALPPVLVGTAWPTPGAPGRPLYNGAALLRAGRVQTRFPKTLLPTYDVFDEDRYFEPGPGPGCFELDGRRVAVTICEDLWNDSQFWEQRRYPGDPMGAVATLGADVVVNLSASPFTLGKQQVRQKMLGHLAAKYRVPVLYANQVGGADDLVFAGRSMAFGPDGALLARARAFEPDLLVVDLGAGGAPPAPGRVEADDFAPESEAWRALVLGTRDYARKCGFTRVLLGLSGGIDSALTAAVAAAALGPDNVLGVLMPSPWSSPGSVDDSLALGRSLGIETMTLPIAPLMAAFDAALAPAFAGAAPDVTEENIQARIRGNLLMALSNKRRALLLTTGNKSELAVGYCTIYGDMSGGLAVISDVPKTLVFRLCRWLNASQGREVIPAPIITKPPSAELRPGQKDEDSLPPYDVLDPILEGLVERRQSPDEVAARGFDPAQVRRVAALVAGAEFKRRQAAPGLKITDRAFGTGWRMPLASRLRT